ttagaataaggctgtaacataacaaaataagAAAGAAaagtcagggggtctgaatactttctgaaagcactgtaagaAGAGCTCTTAGGTATGCcccagccatggtatattggccatatatatcACACCCCCTCTTGCTTTACTGATTAATTATAACAGCACCATGCATTAGACATTCAGTGTCACCAAGATATGGTTTTGGTTCTTTCCCCCCCATGTCATCCTAAACCGTCTCAAAGTGGTACTCACTAGCTTCAGTGTAGGAAAATGAGTTGCCATCACCATCCTCCAGGTCCAGTTTGAGATCCTTGGGCATGTCAAGGCAAACAATGTAGACCTTGCGGTCCTCAACACATGGCACACACTTCCCAGCAAAGGGAGACGAGGTCAGGGAACAGCCAAGAAGGGCAGACGTTGCAGTACTTTGCGTCCAAATTTTGTCATCTCTCATTGAGTTGAAAATCTTTTTCACATCTTGACATCTCTCACCGTTGCAGGTGAAACACAGAGACAAGTTGCTCTgagctgtagagagagatgtattcACACCACCTGGGGGAAGACGTTTACTTTAACAGAGCATTTGGAGACTTGGACCTCATCAGGCAGCTCATTACAAGAGACAAAAAAAAAGTCAATTGTGAGgtttttgttttacatttatAATAAAAAACATTTACACCACAACTAACAATATAACTGTATAATTTTAACTAAATGGTCTGAAATCTCTGGGCGCCCTATAGCAGAGGCCTGGTAAACAGCTAGACAGAGGTATTTTTCCTTATTGTTGACTAGCTAGAGCATACTGTCTGGCTGATGTTTCAAGCTCTTCAATTTGGCACCCCTTATATAGGCTTCCTGTAGAGAACATTACAGGAATATTCCAGCCAGACAGTATGCTCTAGCTAGTCAATAAGGAAAAAGACCTCTGAATATTTACAAGGCCTCTTCTATAGGGCACCCAGAGATATTACATTATAATATTATTACACTGGTTGAATATATTATGTCAAAAAAAGCAACTTCAATGTCAATAAACATGACAACTCACCTGTGGCATAAGATTGTGACACCAGTGAAACATGCCATGCTACTGCGCAGACAAATATAACTGAAATAAAGCAAACAAGAGCTAATGCACATGGGTTTATGGAGTTACTGAAACAAGCCCATCTTCAATAACCATGTCAGcttattggtaaaaaaaaaaataatactatTTAAAAAAAGCTGAAGAAAATGTATGCAATGCATTGAAAT
Above is a window of Salmo salar chromosome ssa03, Ssal_v3.1, whole genome shotgun sequence DNA encoding:
- the LOC123741626 gene encoding uncharacterized protein isoform X5 — translated: MFNLRGQIQKPGKFRATQLKQMDWRVIFVCAVAWHVSLVSQSYATGGVNTSLSTAQSNLSLCFTCNGERCQDVKKIFNSMRDDKIWTQSTATSALLGCSLTSSPFAGKCVPCVEDRKVYIVCLDMPKDLKLDLEDGDGNSFSYTEATCPRLTASRAVGHAGHNSGVRGLAGHGALAC
- the LOC123741626 gene encoding uncharacterized protein isoform X3; protein product: MFNLRGQIQKPGKFRATQLKQMDWRVIFVCAVAWHVSLVSQSYATGGVNTSLSTAQSNLSLCFTCNGERCQDVKKIFNSMRDDKIWTQSTATSALLGCSLTSSPFAGKCVPCVEDRKVYIVCLDMPKDLKLDLEDGDGNSFSYTEATCPRLTASRAVGHAGHNSNFSVCEFPSGVRGLAGHGALAC
- the LOC123741626 gene encoding uncharacterized protein isoform X4, whose product is MFNLRGQIQKPGKFRATQLKQMDWRVIFVCAVAWHVSLVSQSYATGGVNTSLSTAQSNLSLCFTCNGERCQDVKKIFNSMRDDKIWTQSTATSALLGCSLTSSPFAGKCVPCVEDRKVYIVCLDMPKDLKLDLEDGDGNSFSYTEASGVRGLAGHGGAMISIGMLAAAVIFVAYYRSQTKSSIV
- the LOC123741626 gene encoding uncharacterized protein isoform X1; its protein translation is MFNLRGQIQKPGKFRATQLKQMDWRVIFVCAVAWHVSLVSQSYATGGVNTSLSTAQSNLSLCFTCNGERCQDVKKIFNSMRDDKIWTQSTATSALLGCSLTSSPFAGKCVPCVEDRKVYIVCLDMPKDLKLDLEDGDGNSFSYTEATCPRLTASRAVGHAGHNSNFSVCEFPSGVRGLAGHGGAMISIGMLAAAVIFVAYYRSQTKSSIV
- the LOC123741626 gene encoding uncharacterized protein isoform X2, with translation MFNLRGQIQKPGKFRATQLKQMDWRVIFVCAVAWHVSLVSQSYATGGVNTSLSTAQSNLSLCFTCNGERCQDVKKIFNSMRDDKIWTQSTATSALLGCSLTSSPFAGKCVPCVEDRKVYIVCLDMPKDLKLDLEDGDGNSFSYTEATCPRLTASRAVGHAGHNSGVRGLAGHGGAMISIGMLAAAVIFVAYYRSQTKSSIV